One stretch of Miscanthus floridulus cultivar M001 chromosome 18, ASM1932011v1, whole genome shotgun sequence DNA includes these proteins:
- the LOC136520764 gene encoding 12-oxophytodienoate reductase 1-like: protein MVCESANETMPLLTPYKMGHLELSHRVVLAPMTRCRSYGNVPQPHAAVYYSQRATKGGLLIAEATGVSATAQWWYPETPGIWTQEQVEAWKPIVDAVHRKGAFFFCQIWHVGRVSTNEMQPDGQAPISSTDKQISPDAEFGVVYSKPRRLRTEEIPGIVDDFRRAARNAIEAGFDGVEIHGAHGYLLEQFMKDGTNDRDDEYGGSLENRCRFAVEVIDAVVHEVGAHRVGVRLSPFVDYLECADSNPVALGEYMVQQLNRHEGLLYCHMVEPRMANVDGRRQIPHRLLPFRQAFNGTFIAAGGYDREEGNKVVDDHYTDLVAYGRLFLANPDLPRRFELGAPMDEYNRATFITQDPVIGYTDYPFYEDNHV from the exons ATGGTGTGCGAGTCGGCAAACGAGACGATGCCGCTGCTGACGCCCTACAAGATGGGCCATCTGGAGCTCTCCCACCGTGTTGTGCTCGCGCCGATGACGCGGTGCCGCTCCTATGGCAACGTGCCGCAGCCGCACGCCGCCGTGTACTACTCGCAGCGCGCCACCAAGGGCGGCCTGCTCATCGCGGAGGCCACGGGGGTGTCGGCCACCGCGCAGTGGTGGTATCCAGAGACTCCTGGCATCTGGACGCAGGAGCAGGTCGAGGCGTGGAAGCCCATCGTCGACGCCGTCCACCGCAAGGGCGCCTTCTTCTTCTGCCAGATTTGGCACGTCGGCAGGGTTTCCACCAACG AGATGCAGCCTGACGGGCAGGCGCCCATCTCCAGCACGGACAAGCAGATCTCTCCCGACGCCGAGTTTGGCGTAGTGTACTCCAAGCCGCGGCGTTTACGGACTGAGGAGATCCCGGGCATCGTCGACGATTTTAGGCGTGCGGCACGAAACGCCATCGAGGCGGGGTTCGATGGTGTGGAGATCCACGGCGCGCATGGGTACCTCCTGGAGCAGTTCATGAAGGATGGCACCAACGACCGTGATGACGAGTACGGTGGCAGCCTTGAGAACCGGTGCCGCTTCGCGGTGGAGGTGATCGATGCTGTCGTCCACGAGGTGGGCGCGCACCGCGTGGGCGTTAGGCTGTCTCCGTTCGTTGATTACCTGGAGTGCGCCGACTCTAACCCGGTGGCGCTCGGTGAATATATGGTGCAGCAGCTGAATAGGCACGAGGGGCTACTGTATTGCCATATGGTGGAGCCACGGATGGCCAATGTTGACGGCCGCAGGCAAATCCCTCATAGGCTTCTACCGTTTCGGCAAGCCTTCAACGGCACGTTCATCGCTGCAGGCGGGTACGATCGGGAGGAAGGTAACAAGGTGGTCGATGACCATTACACTGATCTCGTTGCCTACGGGAGACTCTTTTTGGCCAATCCAGACCTGCCTAGAAGGTTTGAGTTGGGTGCACCCATGGATGAGTACAACCGGGCAACTTTTATCACTCAGGATCCTGTCATTGGCTATACGGACTACCCATTCTATGAGGACAACCATGTTTGA
- the LOC136523686 gene encoding uncharacterized protein: MAVPNYTYLKLKMPGPNGIITIGSTYEHAYDCDVECIEYAEALVEAESLIVDLDRLGSHLPEPKRRAGTFKPMEAVKLVLVDPACPNDRALRISATLDIK, translated from the coding sequence atggcggtccccaactacacctacctcaagctcaagatgccaggtcccaacggcatcatcacgatTGGGTcgacgtacgaacatgcatacgactgcgacgtcgagtgcatcgagtacgctgaggctctcgtggaggccgagagccTCATCGTCGACCTTGACCGACTCGGCAGTCACCTGCCTGAGCCCAAGCGTCGAGCCGGGACTTTCAAGCCCATGGAGGCCGTCAAACTCGTCCTAGTCGACCCTGCGTGCCccaacgaccgggcgctgaggatcagcgccactctcgacatcaaatag